In Neisseria dentiae, one DNA window encodes the following:
- the purM gene encoding phosphoribosylformylglycinamidine cyclo-ligase has product MSNPSLSYRDAGVDIDAGDQLVENIKPFAKRTMRPEVLGDLGGFGALVEISKKYQNPVLVSGTDGVGTKLKLAFDWDKHDTVGIDLVAMSVNDILVQGAEPLFFLDYFACGKLDVARATDVIKGIAQGCEESGCALIGGETAEMPGMYPEGEYDLAGFAVGVVEKDQVINGRSITAGDVVLGLASNGAHSNGYSLIRKIIERDQPDLDAEFDNGKTLRQAIIAPTRLYVKPILAALQQFTIKGMAHITGGGITENVPRILPENTVAQIDAGAWQLPKLFQWLQQAGNVETQEMYRTFNCGIGMVVVVAAEDADAVQAFLAEQGETVYRLGEIRSRNGGEHQTQVA; this is encoded by the coding sequence ATGAGCAACCCGTCTTTGAGCTACCGCGACGCAGGTGTCGATATTGATGCCGGCGACCAACTGGTCGAAAACATCAAACCCTTTGCCAAACGCACCATGCGCCCCGAAGTGTTGGGGGATTTGGGCGGTTTCGGCGCGCTGGTCGAAATCAGCAAAAAATACCAAAATCCGGTTTTAGTAAGCGGCACCGACGGCGTCGGCACCAAGCTGAAACTGGCTTTTGATTGGGACAAACACGACACGGTGGGCATCGATTTAGTGGCCATGAGCGTGAACGATATTTTGGTGCAGGGTGCCGAGCCGCTGTTTTTCCTTGATTATTTCGCCTGCGGCAAACTCGATGTGGCGCGCGCCACCGATGTTATCAAAGGCATCGCGCAAGGCTGCGAAGAATCGGGCTGCGCCCTAATCGGCGGCGAAACCGCCGAAATGCCGGGCATGTATCCCGAAGGCGAATACGATTTGGCCGGCTTCGCCGTGGGCGTGGTGGAAAAAGACCAGGTGATTAACGGCCGCAGCATTACCGCGGGCGACGTGGTGCTGGGTTTGGCCAGCAACGGCGCGCACTCCAACGGCTACTCGTTAATCCGCAAAATCATCGAGCGCGACCAGCCCGATTTGGATGCCGAATTCGACAACGGCAAAACCCTGCGCCAGGCCATCATCGCCCCTACCCGCCTGTATGTGAAGCCGATTCTGGCCGCGCTGCAACAATTCACCATTAAGGGTATGGCGCACATCACCGGCGGCGGCATCACCGAAAACGTGCCGCGCATCCTGCCTGAAAACACCGTCGCCCAAATCGATGCGGGCGCGTGGCAGCTGCCCAAGCTGTTCCAATGGCTGCAACAGGCAGGCAATGTAGAAACGCAGGAAATGTACCGCACCTTCAACTGCGGCATCGGCATGGTGGTGGTGGTGGCCGCCGAAGATGCCGACGCGGTGCAGGCTTTTTTGGCCGAACAAGGCGAAACCGTTTACCGCCTGGGCGAAATCCGCAGCCGCAACGGCGGCGAACACCAAACGCAAGTTGCCTGA
- a CDS encoding AI-2E family transporter encodes MYRKKTRGGKPWLIAAAVAAVFVWLVYALGNILTPFIVAAVLAYILNPLVEKLRDKGMKRGLAAMVVMILSLAVIFALVLIIVPMLINQFNNLVDRLPQIVGFVQNKLLPWVSRLAGERVEIDVQSVTAWLQSHTGELSNALRKAAPTLLRQGGNVAAGLSNLLLLPFLLYYFLLDWQRWSHGVRALVPRRFLDSYVRISGNMDKVLGEFLRGQLMVMLIMGLVYGIGLMLVGLDSGFAIGMIAGILVFVPYLGAFTGLLLASVAALLQFGSWQGLLMVWAVFAVGQFLESFFITPKIVGDRIGLSPFWVIFSLMAFGQLMGFVGMLVGLPLAAVTLVLLREGADVYFKSWFYNHK; translated from the coding sequence ATGTATCGCAAAAAAACTCGCGGCGGCAAGCCGTGGCTGATTGCTGCGGCCGTGGCGGCCGTTTTTGTCTGGTTGGTTTATGCGCTGGGTAATATTCTCACGCCGTTTATCGTGGCGGCGGTGCTGGCCTATATTCTGAACCCGCTGGTGGAAAAGCTGCGCGACAAGGGCATGAAGCGCGGGCTGGCCGCGATGGTGGTGATGATCTTGTCGCTGGCCGTGATTTTCGCGCTGGTGCTGATTATCGTGCCGATGCTGATTAACCAGTTTAACAACCTGGTCGACCGCCTGCCGCAAATCGTGGGCTTTGTGCAAAACAAACTCCTGCCGTGGGTAAGCCGTTTGGCGGGGGAGCGGGTGGAAATCGACGTGCAGAGCGTTACTGCGTGGTTGCAGTCGCACACCGGCGAATTGAGCAATGCGCTGCGCAAGGCCGCGCCCACTTTGCTGCGGCAGGGCGGCAATGTGGCGGCGGGGCTTTCCAACCTGCTGCTGCTGCCGTTTCTGCTGTATTACTTTCTGCTCGACTGGCAGCGCTGGTCGCACGGCGTGCGCGCGCTGGTGCCGCGCCGCTTTCTCGACAGCTATGTCCGCATCAGCGGCAATATGGATAAGGTGCTGGGCGAGTTTCTGCGCGGGCAGTTGATGGTGATGTTGATTATGGGCTTGGTTTACGGCATCGGCCTGATGCTGGTGGGGCTGGATTCGGGTTTTGCCATCGGCATGATTGCGGGCATTTTGGTGTTTGTGCCGTATTTGGGCGCGTTTACCGGCCTGCTGCTCGCTTCTGTTGCCGCGCTGTTACAGTTCGGCTCGTGGCAGGGTTTGCTGATGGTGTGGGCGGTGTTTGCCGTCGGCCAGTTTTTAGAGAGTTTTTTCATCACGCCGAAAATCGTTGGCGACCGTATCGGCCTTTCGCCTTTCTGGGTGATTTTTTCGCTGATGGCGTTCGGGCAGCTGATGGGTTTCGTGGGCATGCTCGTCGGCCTGCCGCTGGCGGCGGTAACGCTGGTGCTGCTGCGCGAAGGTGCGGACGTGTATTTCAAAAGCTGGTTTTACAACCACAAGTAA
- a CDS encoding CTP synthase yields the protein MTKFIFVTGGVVSSLGKGIAAASIATILESRGLNVTMLKLDPYINVDPGTMSPFQHGEVFVTEDGAETDLDLGHYERFINSTMLRRNSFSAGQVYEQVIAKERRGDYLGGTVQVIPHITDEIKRKIHEGAAGHDVAIVEIGGTVGDIESLPFLEAIRQMRSQLGRNNTLYVHLSYVPYIAAAGEIKTKPTQHSVKELREIGIQPDVLICRMDRILPEEEKRKIALFCNVEERAVAGSYDADSIYEIPEMLHNQGIDNIICEQLQLNVQQADLTEWKKIVYAIKNPKHTAKIAMVGKYVDLTESYKSLTEALKHAGIHTETDVQITYVDSEAIEKEGTGCLHDMDAILVPGGFGVRGVEGKIAAVKYARENNIPYLGICLGMQIALIEYARDVAGLQGANSTEFDLKTPYPVVALIDEWQTADGSVEKRDENADLGGTMRLGAQEVELKPDSLAAKIYGSTEIKERHRHRYEVNNNFVPELEKAGLVIGGVSAGRERLVETIELPGHPWFFACQFHPEFTSTPRKGHPLFTAYIKAALANKKV from the coding sequence ATGACCAAGTTTATTTTCGTAACCGGCGGCGTCGTATCTTCATTAGGTAAAGGTATCGCCGCCGCTTCTATTGCCACCATTCTCGAATCGCGCGGCTTGAACGTTACCATGCTCAAGCTTGACCCCTATATCAACGTCGATCCCGGCACCATGAGTCCGTTCCAGCACGGCGAAGTATTCGTTACCGAAGACGGCGCCGAAACCGACCTCGATTTGGGCCACTACGAACGCTTTATCAATTCCACCATGCTGCGCCGCAACAGCTTCAGCGCAGGCCAGGTTTACGAACAGGTGATCGCCAAAGAACGCCGCGGCGACTATTTGGGCGGCACCGTGCAGGTTATCCCCCACATCACCGACGAAATCAAACGCAAAATCCACGAAGGCGCGGCGGGGCACGATGTGGCCATCGTCGAAATCGGCGGCACCGTGGGCGACATCGAATCGCTGCCTTTTCTGGAAGCCATCCGCCAGATGCGCAGCCAGCTCGGCCGCAACAACACCTTATACGTGCACCTGAGTTATGTGCCCTATATCGCCGCCGCCGGCGAAATCAAAACCAAACCCACCCAACACTCGGTGAAAGAATTGCGCGAAATCGGCATCCAGCCCGACGTGTTGATCTGCCGCATGGACCGCATTCTGCCCGAAGAAGAAAAGCGCAAAATCGCCCTGTTCTGCAACGTGGAAGAGCGCGCGGTGGCGGGCAGCTATGATGCCGACAGCATTTACGAAATCCCTGAAATGCTGCACAACCAGGGCATCGACAACATTATTTGCGAGCAGTTGCAGCTCAACGTGCAGCAGGCCGATTTGACCGAATGGAAAAAAATCGTTTACGCCATCAAAAACCCCAAACACACCGCTAAAATCGCCATGGTCGGCAAATATGTGGATTTGACCGAATCCTACAAATCGCTGACCGAAGCCCTGAAACACGCCGGTATCCACACCGAAACCGACGTGCAGATTACCTATGTGGACAGCGAAGCCATCGAAAAAGAAGGCACCGGCTGCCTGCACGATATGGATGCCATTCTCGTGCCCGGCGGTTTCGGCGTGCGCGGCGTGGAAGGCAAAATCGCCGCCGTCAAATACGCGCGCGAAAACAATATCCCCTATTTGGGCATCTGCCTCGGCATGCAGATTGCGCTGATCGAATACGCCCGCGACGTGGCCGGCTTACAGGGCGCCAACTCCACCGAGTTCGACCTGAAAACCCCGTATCCCGTTGTGGCGCTGATCGACGAATGGCAAACCGCCGACGGCAGCGTGGAAAAACGCGACGAAAACGCCGATTTGGGCGGCACCATGCGTTTGGGCGCACAGGAAGTCGAATTAAAACCCGACAGCCTTGCCGCCAAAATCTACGGCAGCACCGAAATCAAAGAACGCCACCGCCACCGCTACGAAGTGAACAACAACTTCGTGCCCGAGCTGGAAAAAGCGGGGTTGGTGATCGGCGGCGTATCCGCCGGCCGCGAACGCTTGGTGGAAACCATCGAGCTGCCCGGCCACCCGTGGTTTTTCGCCTGCCAGTTCCACCCCGAGTTCACCTCCACCCCGCGCAAAGGCCACCCGCTGTTTACGGCCTATATCAAAGCGGCGCTGGCGAATAAAAAAGTTTGA
- a CDS encoding energy transducer TonB, giving the protein MKRQNKLLAGCLMLLLATAAWAENRIPAGSVRIPNPNYPAKSLERGEQGEVLLLVTVSPRGMRSVKIGESSGYPLLDEAALQAAKHGTYPKSGRWTIFSLPVQFTIREETPPPTEEEMRKIFENGRVQPKP; this is encoded by the coding sequence ATGAAACGGCAAAACAAGCTTTTGGCAGGCTGCTTAATGCTGCTGCTTGCAACGGCAGCATGGGCAGAAAACCGCATACCTGCCGGCTCTGTACGGATTCCTAACCCGAACTATCCGGCGAAGTCTCTTGAAAGAGGAGAGCAGGGAGAAGTGTTGCTGCTGGTTACCGTATCGCCGCGGGGCATGAGAAGCGTAAAGATAGGGGAATCCAGCGGCTATCCCCTTTTGGACGAGGCGGCATTGCAGGCGGCAAAGCATGGTACTTATCCCAAAAGCGGGCGATGGACGATATTTTCCCTGCCGGTTCAGTTCACCATACGGGAAGAAACACCACCACCGACCGAAGAAGAAATGCGGAAAATTTTTGAAAACGGCCGCGTGCAGCCCAAACCCTAA
- a CDS encoding BCCT family transporter yields MSAQENPPVKRPNYFLWTSLLVGLMAVTAVVNPTLLTGTIAAVSKFFYLKFDWLIMWLPLAAFGVGLAVALSPRFGNIRLGGKDARPEYSFLSWMNMLFTAGIGVGIVFFGPIEALWHYFHSPIGVQAAGLTEYQKVENAMSLALHVWGIPAWSLYMIAGLVMAYFTYQHKTECTPAAPLQYAFNHKKWAKPLGVIVTGMAILSIAMSVSSSIAMASVQIASGLKIITGFSFDAIGWKAAVLAALAALYTAGAVLPINKGMKFLGDWTIYFSVLLLLFVFAVGPTHYFLSTIAVSVGNILTKTVHHSFELYMFHNRDWVVWYPMAYWVWWVTWAPFVGVFLAKISKGRTLREFVFASVMVPAGFIVIWFSVFSGFSLLDTVEGTGRLAEIANKGDYEGTFYYLLNMLPLSGVTKPLTIVLFLGFIVTTVTSAAISLGIMTSGDGRSENKFRAVVWCVFMTLISYAVIFTGKMEGIKAVGSFSGFPFVFVMYLWFAALWRQLNRDVPRVRKE; encoded by the coding sequence ATGTCTGCACAAGAAAATCCCCCGGTTAAACGCCCCAATTATTTTTTATGGACTTCGCTGCTGGTCGGCCTGATGGCGGTTACAGCGGTGGTTAACCCTACCCTGCTCACCGGCACCATCGCAGCGGTGAGCAAGTTTTTCTATCTGAAATTCGACTGGCTGATTATGTGGCTGCCGCTCGCGGCTTTCGGCGTGGGGCTGGCGGTGGCACTGTCGCCGCGTTTCGGCAATATCCGCCTGGGCGGCAAAGACGCCCGCCCCGAGTATTCGTTTCTCTCGTGGATGAATATGCTGTTTACCGCCGGCATCGGCGTGGGCATTGTGTTTTTCGGCCCCATCGAAGCCTTGTGGCACTATTTCCATTCGCCCATCGGCGTTCAGGCGGCAGGGCTGACGGAATATCAGAAAGTGGAAAACGCCATGAGTCTGGCGCTGCACGTTTGGGGCATTCCCGCGTGGTCGCTGTATATGATTGCGGGTTTGGTGATGGCGTATTTCACTTATCAGCATAAAACCGAATGCACGCCCGCCGCACCGCTGCAATATGCGTTCAACCACAAAAAATGGGCGAAGCCGCTGGGTGTTATCGTTACCGGCATGGCGATTTTGTCGATTGCGATGTCGGTTTCCTCATCGATTGCGATGGCTTCGGTGCAGATTGCCTCGGGCTTGAAAATCATCACCGGTTTTTCGTTCGACGCCATCGGCTGGAAAGCGGCGGTGCTGGCTGCGCTGGCCGCGCTCTATACCGCCGGCGCGGTGCTGCCGATTAACAAAGGCATGAAATTTTTGGGCGACTGGACGATTTATTTCTCGGTGTTGCTGCTGTTGTTTGTATTTGCCGTCGGCCCCACACATTATTTTTTGAGCACGATAGCGGTGTCGGTGGGCAATATCCTCACCAAAACGGTGCATCATTCGTTTGAGCTTTATATGTTCCACAACCGCGACTGGGTGGTGTGGTATCCGATGGCTTATTGGGTGTGGTGGGTAACGTGGGCGCCGTTTGTGGGCGTGTTTCTCGCCAAAATTTCCAAAGGCCGCACGCTGCGCGAGTTTGTGTTTGCTTCGGTGATGGTGCCTGCGGGCTTTATCGTGATCTGGTTTTCGGTGTTTTCGGGCTTCAGCCTGCTCGACACGGTGGAAGGCACGGGGCGCTTGGCCGAAATCGCCAACAAGGGCGATTATGAGGGCACGTTTTATTATCTGCTCAATATGCTGCCGCTGTCGGGCGTGACCAAACCGCTGACCATCGTGCTGTTTCTCGGCTTTATCGTAACCACCGTTACCAGCGCGGCGATTTCGCTGGGCATCATGACCAGCGGCGACGGCCGCAGCGAAAACAAATTCCGCGCGGTGGTATGGTGCGTGTTTATGACTTTAATCAGCTATGCGGTGATTTTTACCGGCAAAATGGAAGGCATCAAAGCCGTAGGCTCGTTTTCGGGCTTTCCGTTTGTGTTTGTGATGTATTTGTGGTTTGCCGCGCTGTGGCGGCAGCTCAACCGCGACGTGCCGCGCGTGAGAAAGGAATAG
- a CDS encoding SDR family NAD(P)-dependent oxidoreductase, with product MNTKTIITGHSSGLGKALAGHYLQAGCGVLGLARRQAGLRPFEKLAEQRIDLSDTAALSAWLAGGFLERFIEGADEIILINNAAAVAPNAVAGRQQAAEIAAAVPLNITAPILLANHLIGCKPERAVLKIAHIGSGAGRNAYPGWSVYGAAKAALDHHARCVAAERHPRVQIASIAPGVVDTAMQNEIRRAHEADFPMVRRFIDLKSEGGLSSPETAAAEIAAMIASENFGTEVTDDVRRLR from the coding sequence ATGAACACCAAAACCATCATCACCGGCCACAGCAGCGGCTTGGGCAAAGCGTTGGCCGGACACTATTTACAGGCAGGTTGCGGCGTATTGGGCTTGGCGCGGCGGCAGGCGGGTTTGAGGCCGTTTGAAAAACTGGCAGAGCAGCGGATTGATTTAAGCGATACCGCCGCACTTTCGGCTTGGCTGGCCGGCGGTTTTTTGGAGCGGTTTATCGAGGGCGCGGACGAAATCATCTTAATCAACAATGCCGCCGCCGTTGCGCCCAACGCCGTAGCGGGGCGGCAGCAGGCCGCCGAAATTGCTGCTGCCGTGCCGCTGAACATTACCGCCCCCATTTTGTTGGCCAACCATCTGATCGGCTGCAAGCCCGAACGGGCGGTGTTGAAAATCGCCCATATCGGCAGCGGGGCAGGGCGCAATGCTTATCCGGGCTGGAGCGTATACGGTGCCGCCAAAGCCGCGCTCGACCACCACGCCCGCTGCGTTGCCGCCGAACGGCATCCGCGCGTGCAGATCGCCTCTATCGCCCCGGGCGTGGTCGATACCGCCATGCAAAACGAAATCCGCCGGGCGCATGAGGCGGATTTTCCGATGGTGCGGCGTTTTATCGACTTGAAATCAGAAGGCGGCTTAAGCAGCCCCGAAACAGCCGCCGCCGAAATTGCCGCAATGATTGCAAGCGAAAACTTCGGCACGGAAGTTACCGACGATGTGCGCCGTCTGCGTTAA
- a CDS encoding Smr/MutS family protein yields MSNDFQSVLKTLGKQAKQAAEAKAEAEAAARKQAAQQVDFAKEMAGVTPLKNSNRYAPPRDVSPIKPRKTQAEALAAEDYFYVGDGGTDEPPATFSKNGQGKNDIRRLQSGHWPVVADVDLHGYTQEEAQQVLNEFIEFTKKRGVCGEIVHGSGLGSSGYKPVLKNLVRRWLMAHPDVLAYAEPRPGNDGAVRVLLKRNRSWEQES; encoded by the coding sequence ATGAGCAACGATTTCCAATCCGTTTTAAAAACTCTGGGCAAACAGGCCAAACAGGCCGCCGAGGCGAAGGCAGAAGCCGAAGCGGCGGCACGCAAACAGGCGGCGCAACAGGTGGATTTCGCCAAAGAAATGGCCGGCGTTACCCCGTTGAAAAACAGCAACCGCTACGCGCCGCCGCGCGACGTATCGCCGATCAAACCGCGCAAAACCCAAGCGGAGGCCTTAGCGGCGGAAGATTATTTTTATGTGGGCGACGGCGGAACCGACGAACCGCCCGCCACCTTCAGCAAAAACGGGCAGGGCAAAAACGACATCCGCCGTTTGCAGAGCGGCCATTGGCCGGTGGTGGCCGATGTGGACCTGCACGGCTACACGCAGGAAGAAGCGCAGCAGGTGTTGAACGAGTTTATCGAGTTCACCAAAAAACGCGGCGTGTGCGGCGAAATCGTCCACGGCAGCGGTTTGGGTTCTTCGGGCTACAAACCCGTGCTGAAAAATCTGGTGCGCCGCTGGCTGATGGCCCATCCCGACGTGCTGGCTTATGCCGAGCCGCGCCCGGGCAACGACGGTGCGGTTAGGGTTTTGCTCAAACGCAACCGTTCGTGGGAGCAGGAAAGTTAG
- a CDS encoding heavy metal translocating P-type ATPase, whose protein sequence is MKKTCFHCGLDVPDNVSLTVVYENEPRDTCCAGCQAVAQGIIDAGLGNYYKQRTADAEKAALPPQEILDRLKLYDLPEVQAGFVEAGSGEEREAVLMLEGITCAACVWLIEQQLLRTAGVLRADLNYSTRRVRVLWDNSRVLLSDILLRIQKSGYSALPYDAHKMEEQAQAERKQSLIRLAVAGLSMMQTMMFAVPEYLYGNEIEPVYLNVLHWGSFLMVLPAMLYSAVPFYRGMWRDLKNRRTGMDTPVAVALILTFSAGVYSLFSGAGQGMYFESIAMFVFFLLGGRYMEQIARRKAGDAAERLVKLVPAFCHKLGGYPESETAEEAAVVQLRPGDVVAVYPGEVIPVDGTVLAGESEVNEAMLTGESLPLPKQAGQAVVAGTLNTSGPLVIRTDQVGGGTRLAHIVKLLDRALAQKPRLAELADKYAAFFLSRLLLLAVPVFVGWTIYAGPMQALWITVSLLVITCPCALSLATPTALAASTGVLASDGILISGSGSLETLAQIDDVVFDKTGTLTRGTLSVIEARPLGRLNSPLAAAVAGVLESQSEHPVAKAILDYAERSGAEGQHEIRAEQRANHVGSGVSARLTVNGETQIWALGKADFVAGISGNLPAAGIIEHGGGLVYLGNQQGFQTAFLLADETKAGIADMLAELKAQGVRLHLLSGDRSPAVANLARSLGLDSYRAEASPEDKLAYVETLQRQQRKVLMVGDGINDAPVLAQADVSVAVSGGADVAREGADVILLNEDMRVLPKTIRQARRTRSVIRQNLIWASVYNLIVVPLAVCGYVTPWVAALGMSLSSLVVVANALRLLKKEAV, encoded by the coding sequence ATGAAAAAAACATGCTTTCATTGCGGGCTGGATGTGCCCGACAACGTTTCTTTAACCGTGGTTTACGAAAACGAACCGCGCGACACCTGCTGCGCGGGCTGCCAGGCCGTGGCGCAGGGGATTATCGATGCGGGGCTGGGCAATTACTACAAACAGCGTACGGCCGATGCCGAAAAAGCGGCGCTGCCGCCGCAGGAAATTCTCGACCGCCTGAAGCTTTACGATCTGCCGGAAGTGCAGGCCGGTTTTGTGGAGGCGGGCTCGGGCGAAGAGCGCGAGGCGGTGCTGATGCTGGAGGGCATTACCTGCGCCGCCTGCGTGTGGCTGATCGAGCAGCAGCTTCTGCGCACGGCGGGGGTGTTGCGGGCAGATTTGAACTACAGCACCCGCCGCGTGCGCGTGTTGTGGGACAACAGCCGCGTGCTGCTTTCCGATATCCTGCTGCGCATTCAGAAAAGCGGTTACAGCGCCTTGCCTTACGATGCCCATAAAATGGAAGAACAGGCGCAGGCCGAACGCAAGCAGTCGCTGATACGTTTGGCGGTGGCGGGTTTGTCGATGATGCAGACGATGATGTTCGCCGTGCCCGAATATCTTTACGGCAATGAAATCGAGCCGGTTTATTTGAACGTGCTGCATTGGGGTTCGTTTTTGATGGTGCTGCCGGCGATGCTTTATTCGGCGGTGCCGTTTTACCGCGGTATGTGGCGCGACCTCAAAAACCGCCGCACCGGCATGGATACGCCGGTGGCGGTGGCGCTGATTCTGACGTTTTCGGCCGGCGTGTACAGCCTGTTCAGCGGGGCGGGGCAGGGTATGTATTTCGAATCGATTGCCATGTTTGTGTTTTTTCTGCTCGGCGGCCGCTATATGGAGCAGATCGCAAGGCGCAAGGCGGGAGATGCGGCCGAGCGGCTGGTGAAGCTGGTGCCCGCGTTTTGCCATAAGCTGGGCGGTTATCCCGAAAGCGAAACGGCCGAAGAGGCGGCGGTGGTGCAGCTGCGCCCGGGCGACGTGGTGGCGGTGTATCCCGGCGAAGTGATTCCGGTGGACGGCACGGTGCTGGCCGGCGAGAGCGAGGTAAACGAAGCCATGCTCACCGGCGAGAGCCTGCCTCTGCCCAAACAGGCGGGGCAGGCGGTGGTGGCGGGCACGCTCAACACATCCGGCCCGCTGGTTATCCGCACCGACCAAGTGGGCGGCGGCACGCGGTTGGCGCACATTGTGAAACTGCTCGACCGCGCTTTGGCGCAAAAACCGCGTTTGGCCGAGCTGGCCGACAAATACGCCGCTTTCTTTTTATCGCGCCTGCTGCTGTTGGCCGTGCCGGTTTTCGTGGGTTGGACGATATACGCCGGCCCCATGCAGGCGTTGTGGATTACCGTGTCGCTCTTGGTGATTACCTGCCCGTGCGCGCTTTCGCTGGCTACGCCCACCGCGCTGGCCGCTTCCACGGGCGTGCTCGCTTCAGACGGCATCTTGATCAGCGGCAGCGGCAGTTTGGAAACGCTGGCCCAGATTGACGATGTGGTGTTTGATAAAACCGGCACCTTAACCCGGGGCACTTTATCGGTTATCGAGGCGCGCCCGTTAGGCCGTCTGAACAGCCCCCTGGCCGCTGCCGTTGCCGGTGTGCTGGAGTCCCAGTCGGAACACCCCGTTGCCAAAGCCATTCTGGATTATGCCGAACGTTCGGGTGCCGAAGGGCAGCACGAAATCCGCGCCGAACAGCGCGCCAACCATGTGGGCAGCGGCGTGAGCGCACGGCTCACGGTAAACGGCGAAACGCAAATTTGGGCGTTGGGTAAGGCGGATTTCGTGGCGGGCATCTCCGGCAACCTGCCCGCAGCGGGCATAATCGAACACGGCGGCGGTTTGGTTTACCTCGGCAACCAACAAGGTTTTCAGACGGCCTTTCTGCTGGCCGACGAAACCAAAGCAGGCATTGCCGATATGCTGGCCGAGCTTAAAGCGCAGGGCGTGCGGCTGCACCTGCTCAGCGGCGACCGCAGCCCCGCCGTAGCAAACCTTGCCCGCAGTTTGGGTTTGGACAGCTACCGTGCGGAAGCCTCGCCCGAAGACAAACTGGCTTATGTGGAAACCCTGCAACGGCAGCAGCGCAAAGTGCTGATGGTGGGCGACGGCATCAACGATGCCCCCGTTTTGGCGCAGGCCGATGTTTCGGTTGCCGTGTCGGGCGGTGCTGATGTTGCCCGCGAAGGAGCCGATGTGATACTGCTGAACGAAGATATGCGCGTGTTGCCGAAAACCATACGGCAGGCGCGGCGCACCCGTTCGGTTATCCGCCAAAACCTGATTTGGGCCAGCGTTTACAATCTGATTGTGGTGCCTTTGGCCGTGTGCGGTTACGTTACCCCGTGGGTGGCCGCGCTGGGCATGAGCCTAAGCTCGCTGGTGGTGGTGGCCAATGCGTTAAGGCTGTTGAAAAAAGAGGCCGTCTGA